The following proteins come from a genomic window of Dreissena polymorpha isolate Duluth1 chromosome 1, UMN_Dpol_1.0, whole genome shotgun sequence:
- the LOC127861894 gene encoding uncharacterized protein LOC127861894 — MISTNESMFDSSSSISASTADTRSRNFQTGKDHCFSQTKPFDNNVSMGKRRSAFDSKVPYVSKKEVDSAGNKKKEKRRRDLIIQDEDEEDQYPYVKVTFNKKSDKALKRKEDKDSMSSSSRSLQSQDSIYSVGLMNQYMALNHRHKSLKTKDSSSSLTSMTSSLNDMSFAESSAFDSTRSGSVESADVRQKFNPFPYMNRKPGPFPFMATNSACTHRYPLEPQTAFQNYGMYNYQSTIAAMGHKPNPETVFADLSFSEASAILPERFMKSWFEKVYINQQEEYFRTMVHPQMPLPNMPSTFYSSYYEDDIDLPPSVSAHQSGYNTPAMTRSLENIHAQVDAQKGYQKLQNRTIRRSNSLMTKISSRNSFDYSNLEHNEVDEEILSKVGPLPLQKENSFDKLRRILQTKEMPIYKDRSERRSVFAANHQKSLPIFLETLNEEDEERRRSRTPSVEKRYSETSLKKQNNSQVIQREMIISTAGSDSFSSDSRKSSVFNTIHGNLLQCSVEHEGNNEFNTVYSDDGEKDMQELGIPSIVVSQKYSDDELKSANEILCITPMRSLSNERKGSISRPSSPITVNELGEENQSKYSLEIDEIFSPKEKNSKLAYVINVQKIDSVSPTNETDDLFMERVDVKSHLSARARDEKLLSPTSSVYSPNMMSPITVIEAVHLDNTKDCDANGKKESESLEKTSDISSEGREKSVPAGENNSFSFNPFAKKLLKTNKHSNAPKCLQLKRHLTNSREGQPTNVTFGNIAQPVVKQEIKHDSRTNQSQLEDLPPIITFPNIADLLEEILHHMPPVQSNSPVPMTSENCPDCRHYEDNIENLQVKRNVSHLIKDHVMSHNDMTHEGKQTLDQICQTDTTRFELLRHRAVNLLDLILQDIQYGQLESCLCFNKNYSTVRQMSHSCIQTEKKFRSEVNLYVTQPVYRSEFQMDINTSDVRKQNLNVKINEKPSCDGWEKAFDQQYKENSETTEATQHDDGDYKVFLDAQSENECEEPHMDYGANNSEVRMQYIRIKSLSVSRIDFENAESEDVHKLIECEENFYKDNDILQSQLSFIGCQQIQADSKNMYSNTYPLETVQDSAHRETGNEMSTFECDEYLPVQTPRAWVEKGSKNEGLNKSLPTYGSDSKDEIKRTETAKFKNMFGFEEKQSNLFYVETEHNSNVNGIGYQTPTTVLDNEKVITRKRTFQRSKNTEEEGSEMNIGSVQDLNIENILVQDGEQEYVESASLKTKIAQVVSVKPEHKLAINIVDALNHCEQNNNTESISLMRTPAEHVSKAPKPVSQSELGYRFSEENDCYHMFTKLKVSIDTDTVDYGNEPLVQTNYSSMDIDKSSVKENANNESDNLEMSTPCVHSFDKYKHLCRNEDKSPSFNVSSNEQTGQSSHKSITPKLHSNTNEKSVWIVSKSFDGFQYGTGESQAEKEKIFVLSGTKHEYEVDKRQLKSRPYEYWDSLNEHRLVKSVDDFDMFQQIDEESEYEKEPETDLLSDAETKKTFEEIERLYKMSGHCGTNRYGNVTDMEDDVLECNPVPGNSHERFLMDENYDILDHETAQMEAYLNGSTCM; from the coding sequence ATGATCAGTACTAATGAATCAATGTTTGATTCCTCTTCCTCAATTTCTGCAAGTACTGCTGACACAAGGTCAAGAAATTTCCAGACTGGAAAAGATCATTGCTTTTCTCAGACAAAACCTTTTGATAATAACGTTTCTATGGGCAAAAGAAGATCTGCTTTTGACAGCAAAGTACCATATGTGAGTAAAAAAGAAGTAGATTCAGCAGgtaataaaaaaaaagagaagaGACGAAGAGATCTTATCATTCAAGATGAAGATGAAGAAGACCAATATCCTTATGTAAAAGTTACTTTCAACAAGAAGTCAGACAAAGCACTGAAAAGAAAGGAAGACAAAGATTCTATGTCTTCTTCATCACGATCACTTCAGTCCCAGGATTCAATATATTCAGTTGGCCTTATGAACCAGTATATGGCCTTAAACCACAGGCACAAATCGCTCAAAACCAAAGATTCAAGCAGTTCACTTACCTCTATGACATCCAGCTTGAATGACATGTCTTTTGCTGAAAGCTCTGCCTTTGATTCAACCCGTTCTGGCAGTGTAGAAAGTGCTGACGTTAGACAGAAGTTTAATCCTTTCCCATATATGAACAGAAAGCCTGGGCCATTTCCATTTATGGCTACAAATTCAGCTTGCACACATCGATACCCTTTGGAACCGCAGACTGCTTTTCAGAACTATGGCATGTACAACTACCAATCAACAATTGCAGCCATGGGCCACAAACCAAATCCTGAAACTGTGTTTGCTGACTTGAGCTTCAGTGAAGCATCAGCCATTCTTCCTGAACGATTCATGAAAAGTTGGTTTGAGAAGGTTTATATCAATCAGCAAGAGGAATACTTTCGTACAATGGTTCATCCACAGATGCCTTTACCAAATATGCCTTCCACTTTCTACAGTTCTTATTATGAAGATGACATTGACCTGCCTCCAAGTGTAAGTGCCCACCAGTCTGGCTACAACACACCGGCTATGACAAGATCTTTGGAAAATATTCATGCTCAAGTTGATGCACAAAAAGGCTATCAAAAGTTACAAAATAGAACAATTAGACGCTCAAACTCCCTAATGACCAAGATTTCTTCAAGAAACAGCTTTGATTATTCAAACCTTGAACACAATGAAGTGGATGAGGAAATTCTGTCAAAAGTTGGGCCCCTCCCTCtgcagaaagaaaattcatttgaTAAGCTGAGACGCATACTACAGACTAAGGAAATGCCCATCTACAAAGATCGTAGTGAAAGGCGGTCTGTGTTTGCTGCAAATCATCAAAAGTCTCTGCCAATATTCCTTGAGACACTAAACGAAGAAGACGAAGAAAGAAGAAGGTCAAGAACACCTTCAGTCGAAAAGAGATATTCAGAAACCTCACTCAAAAAGCAGAACAACTCTCAAGTGATACAAAGAGAGATGATTATTTCAACAGCTGGAAGTGATTCTTTTTCAAGCGATAGTAGAAAAAGCAGTGTATTTAATACCATACATGGAAACTTGCTGCAATGTTCTGTTGAACATGAAGGTAATAACGAATTCAACACCGTTTATTCAGATGATGGTGAAAAAGATATGCAAGAACTTGGCATACCTAGTATAGTTGTGTCCCAAAAGTATAGTGATGATGAACTGAAGAGTGCCAATGAAATTCTATGTATAACTCCAATGAGAAGTTTGAGTAATGAAAGAAAAGGTTCAATTAGTCGACCAAGTTCCCCAATTACTGTCAATGAGTTGGGAGAAGAGAATCAATCAAAATATAGTCTTGAAATTGATGAAATATTTAGCCCCaaagaaaaaaattcaaaacttGCATACGTGATTAATGTACAAAAAATTGATTCTGTTTCACCAACAAATGAGACTGATGATTTGTTTATGGAGAGAGTAGATGTTAAAAGTCATTTATCTGCTAGAGCTAGAGATGAAAAGTTATTGTCACCAACATCTTCTGTATATTCTCCCAATATGATGTCCCCCATCACTGTAATAGAAGCAGTTCACCTTGACAATACAAAGGACTGTGATGCTAATGGAAAAAAAGAATCTGAATCTTTAGAAAAAACAAGTGACATAAGCTCAGAAGGCAGAGAAAAATCTGTGCCAGCAGGTGAAAATAATTCTTTCAGTTTCAATCCGTTTGCCAAGAAActtctaaaaacaaacaaacactcaAATGCTCCtaaatgtttacaattaaaaagACATCTGACCAATAGTCGAGAAGGTCAGCCTACAAATGTTACTTTTGGAAATATTGCACAGCCTGTTGTAAAACAGGAAATCAAACATGATTCTAGAACAAACCAGTCCCAATTAGAAGATCTACCTCCAATAATTACATTTCCAAATATTGCTGATCTCCTTGAAGAAATCCTGCACCACATGCCCCCTGTGCAGTCAAACAGTCCTGTACCTATGACTTCTGAAAACTGCCCAGACTGCAGACATTATGAAGACAATATTGAAAATCTCCAAGTTAAAAGGAATGTTAgccatttaattaaagatcatgtcATGTCACACAATGATATGACACATGAAGGCAAACAAACACTTGATCAAATCTGTCAGACTGACACCACAAGATTTGAACTTTTAAGACACAGAGCTGTTAACTTACTTGATTTGATTTTGCAGGACATACAATATGGGCAATTAGAAAGTTGTTTGTGCTTTAACAAAAACTACTCAACAGTACGCCAGATGTCCCATTCCTGTATTCAAACTGAGAAAAAATTTAGGTCAGAAGTAAATTTGTATGTTACTCAACCTGTCTATAGGTCAGAATTTCAAATGGATATTAATACTTCTGATGTAAGAAAGCAGAATCTTAATGTTAAAATTAATGAAAAGCCCAGTTGTGATGGATGGGAAAAAGCATTTGACCAACAGTATAAAGAAAATTCTGAGACCACAGAAGCTACACAGCATGATGATGGGGACTATAAAGTGTTTCTAGATGCACAGTCAGAGAATGAGTGTGAGGAACCACACATGGATTATGGTGCCAATAATTCTGAGGTGCGCATGCAGTATATTAGGATAAAATCATTATCTGTCAGTAGAATAGACTTTGAAAATGCTGAATCAGAAGATGTTCATAAATTGATTGAATGTGAGGAAAACTTTTACAAAGATAATGATATTTTGCAAAGTCAATTATCCTTCATAGGTTGCCAACAGATTCAAGCAGACAGcaaaaatatgtattcaaatacaTATCCATTAGAAACTGTTCAAGACAGTGCCCATAGAGAGACAGGGAATGAAATGTCAACATTTGAATGTGATGAGTATTTACCAGTTCAAACACCTCGAGCATGGGTAGAGAAAGGTTCGAAAAATGAAGGACTAAATAAATCTTTGCCCACATATGGCTCTGACAGTAAGGATGAAATAAAGAGAACTGAAACTGCAAAGTTCAAGAACATGTTTGGTTTTGAAGAAAAGCAAAGCAATCTTTTTTACGTTGAGACTGAGCACAATTCAAATGTGAATGGAATTGGTTATCAAACGCCAACCACGGTTTTGGATAATGAAAAGGTGATTACCAGGAAACGTACTTTCCAGAGAAGTAAAAACACAGAAGAGGAAGGAAGTGAAATGAATATTGGATCTGTACAAGACttgaacattgaaaatattttagtcCAAGATGGAGAACAGGAGTATGTGGAATCGGCATCTCTGAAAACCAAAATAGCTCAAGTAGTGTCTGTCAAACCTGAGCATAAACTTGCAATAAATATTGTTGATGCTTTAAAccactgtgaacaaaataataacacaGAGTCAATATCTCTGATGAGAACTCCAGCAGAACATGTTTCCAAAGCACCGAAACCAGTCTCACAGTCGGAACTTGGTTACAGATTCAGTGAAGAGAACGACTGTTACCACATGTTTACCAAACTCAAAGTATCCATAGATACAGATACAGTTGATTATGGAAATGAGCCACTTGTCCAGACTAACTATAGTTCAATGGACATAGACAAATCATCAGTAAAAGAGAATGCTAATAATGAAAGTGATAATCTAGAAATGTCTACACCATGTGTTCATTCTTTtgacaaatataaacatttgtgtcGAAATGAGGACAAATCACCATCTTTTAATGTTTCATCAAATGAGCAGACTGGTCAATCCTCACACAAGTCAATCACACCAAAGCTGCattcaaatacaaatgaaaaatcTGTTTGGATAGTGTCTAAATCTTTTGATGGGTTTCAATATGGAACTGGTGAAAGTCAGGCAGAAAAAGAAAAAATCTTTGTTTTATCTGGTACAAAACATGAATACGAAGTAGATAAAAGACAATTGAAATCCAGGCCCTATGAATATTGGGATTCATTAAATGAACACAGATTGGTAAAAAGTGTCGATGATTTCGACATGTTTCAACAGATTGATGAGGAAAGTGAATATGAAAAGGAACCTGAAACTGATCTTTTATCAGATGCGGAAACTAAAAAAACGTTTGAAGAGATTGAAAGATTGTACAAAATGTCTGGTCATTGTGGTACAAACAGGTATGGAAATGTGACTGACATGGAAGATGATGTGCTAGAGTGCAATCCTGTCCCTGGAAACTCCCATGAAAGATTTTTGATGGATGAAAATTATGACATTCtggatcatgaaactgcacaaATGGAGGCATACTTAAATGGAAGCACATGCATGTGA